A window from Chitinophaga filiformis encodes these proteins:
- a CDS encoding AraC family transcriptional regulator, with protein sequence MQTITPFLQYLRQNRQLPVRIVSPEFGHLTAEEAATYVAPHRSPYYFFMFMLEGRSCHQIDLHKYEVNDNELIFVTPQQIHEQEGMSKGGKFVKLGFDEICLSLLPGQYEFLVHSLNDQKVGFSPSAALRVKAIFAILLDLLRHWDTAPELILAHLNSLLTEINAAYLPAATIPAKDTLSRYSDFRAFVEKHLTEQPGVGLIAEKLGINPNGLYKLVKQHAGLSPKEYITKRLILEAGRRLYHMKDVSIKELAFELGFNDPEYFSRLFKKVTGHTIPQFLADLSGN encoded by the coding sequence ATGCAGACTATTACGCCATTTCTTCAGTATTTACGGCAAAATCGCCAGCTGCCTGTGCGGATCGTCTCACCGGAATTCGGCCACCTGACGGCTGAAGAAGCGGCCACTTACGTTGCTCCGCATCGCTCGCCCTATTATTTCTTTATGTTCATGCTCGAAGGCCGCAGCTGTCATCAAATCGATCTGCACAAATACGAAGTGAACGACAATGAATTGATCTTTGTTACGCCTCAGCAAATCCACGAACAGGAAGGTATGAGCAAGGGCGGCAAATTTGTCAAGCTGGGTTTTGACGAAATTTGTCTCTCCCTGCTGCCCGGACAATATGAATTCCTTGTCCATTCGCTAAATGATCAGAAAGTTGGTTTTAGTCCTTCTGCCGCGCTGCGGGTAAAGGCAATCTTTGCTATACTTCTCGATCTGCTAAGGCATTGGGACACTGCCCCTGAACTGATTCTGGCACACCTGAACAGTTTACTTACAGAAATCAACGCGGCTTACCTCCCCGCCGCAACCATTCCTGCAAAGGACACGCTTTCCCGTTATAGTGATTTCAGAGCATTTGTAGAAAAGCATCTGACCGAGCAACCCGGCGTCGGACTGATCGCGGAGAAACTGGGCATTAATCCCAATGGACTCTATAAGCTGGTGAAACAGCATGCCGGCCTTTCTCCCAAGGAATACATTACGAAGCGGCTGATCCTGGAAGCGGGGCGGCGCTTATATCACATGAAGGATGTTTCGATCAAAGAACTGGCTTTCGAGCTGGGCTTTAATGATCCTGAATACTTTTCCCGCCTGTTTAAAAAAGTCACAGGACACACCATCCCACAGTTCCTGGCGGATCTGTCAGGGAATTAG
- a CDS encoding TetR/AcrR family transcriptional regulator → MRGRPTIFDNKEVLSKAQKVFWAKGFTATSLEDILQATGLGSGSFYHAFKGGKKELFRKAIQQRREAFNQFREELEHSKAPVELIKDFFRSMAKDDKETHLLGCIIVNTVVEMACLDHELEEEAITILREVEEFFTATLRKAQKNGTLKNQTDPEILGRYLITLWNGMNVTRRMYPDQQILSKQIEMQLEIIS, encoded by the coding sequence ATGAGAGGCAGACCAACCATATTCGACAATAAAGAAGTCTTGTCCAAGGCGCAGAAAGTGTTCTGGGCCAAGGGGTTTACCGCTACGTCACTGGAAGATATTCTCCAGGCCACCGGCCTTGGTAGTGGTAGCTTTTATCATGCTTTTAAGGGAGGTAAGAAGGAACTATTCAGAAAGGCCATTCAGCAAAGGAGGGAGGCTTTTAACCAGTTCAGGGAAGAACTGGAGCACAGTAAAGCGCCTGTTGAACTGATCAAAGACTTTTTCCGCAGTATGGCAAAGGACGACAAAGAAACCCATTTATTGGGGTGTATTATCGTCAATACGGTTGTAGAAATGGCCTGCCTGGATCATGAACTGGAAGAAGAGGCTATCACAATACTCAGGGAGGTGGAGGAGTTCTTTACCGCCACCCTTAGAAAGGCGCAAAAGAATGGCACACTGAAGAACCAGACAGACCCGGAGATCCTTGGCCGTTACCTGATCACCCTCTGGAATGGTATGAACGTTACCAGGCGTATGTACCCCGATCAGCAGATCCTCAGCAAACAGATTGAAATGCAGCTGGAGATAATCAGCTGA
- a CDS encoding ATP-grasp domain-containing protein: MTGKNFPILLIPEKTDIEFEDVFATWTRGGGEIRRLGKYWIRDEELSDRKIAIYGNQAFAFVLAQIYGVELLSPDDTLIARLDAKWTKRNVQLRQIGDVTATDFPVFIKPVIPKIFVAGVFDTLAAFRAVVQGLAADEQILVSSVVHPIAAEARAFIMNGEVKDIALYEGSASLDEGRRFLAGFLGEYQQYLPAVVVVDIAYNEQTGWFVLEFNACWGAGLNNCSAEKVMDCIINATIN, from the coding sequence ATGACTGGAAAAAACTTCCCTATACTTCTAATACCCGAAAAGACTGATATTGAATTTGAGGATGTTTTTGCAACCTGGACCCGCGGTGGCGGCGAGATCAGGCGTCTTGGCAAATATTGGATCAGGGATGAGGAACTGTCAGACAGGAAAATTGCCATATATGGCAATCAGGCTTTCGCATTTGTATTGGCCCAGATATACGGGGTTGAATTACTTTCTCCGGATGATACCCTTATAGCAAGACTTGACGCCAAATGGACAAAAAGAAATGTGCAGTTAAGGCAGATAGGAGACGTTACGGCGACCGATTTCCCTGTCTTTATCAAGCCTGTTATTCCTAAGATATTTGTTGCAGGTGTTTTTGACACCCTGGCTGCATTTAGAGCCGTGGTACAAGGGCTGGCTGCGGATGAGCAAATTCTTGTTTCATCAGTTGTTCATCCTATAGCAGCCGAAGCAAGGGCGTTCATCATGAATGGCGAAGTAAAAGATATCGCTTTGTATGAAGGATCTGCTTCGCTGGATGAGGGACGACGGTTCCTGGCAGGCTTTCTTGGCGAGTATCAGCAGTATTTGCCAGCGGTCGTTGTTGTTGATATCGCCTATAACGAACAAACGGGCTGGTTTGTGTTAGAGTTCAATGCCTGCTGGGGCGCAGGGCTGAACAATTGCAGTGCTGAGAAGGTGATGGATTGTATAATCAATGCAACTATAAATTGA
- a CDS encoding helix-turn-helix domain-containing protein, whose amino-acid sequence MQNATPYRIKSITEIHRLMGLPKPHHPLISIVDLKGFRNDHDIDAVVFDMYVISMKKGCDNLIYGQQKYDFDEGLMAFMSPGQILRGEENGVPPNLEGWMLFIHPDFLWNTSLARKIRKYEYFGYSTHEALFLSDKEEMVINDIIRNIRNEYHSNIDKFSQDIIISHLETLLNYAERFYQRQFVTRKITNHQILHQVEEILNDYINNEALLSTGAPTVQYIAHQLHLSSKYLSSMLKQLVGQTTQQIIHEKLIDKAKEKLSTTKLSVSEIAYQLGFEHSQSFNKLFKLKTRQSPLEFRQAFN is encoded by the coding sequence ATGCAAAATGCTACGCCATACCGGATAAAATCTATCACGGAAATTCACCGTCTGATGGGCTTGCCTAAGCCACATCATCCGCTGATCAGCATTGTTGACCTGAAAGGCTTTAGAAATGATCACGATATTGATGCCGTTGTGTTTGACATGTACGTCATATCTATGAAAAAAGGTTGTGACAATCTCATATACGGCCAGCAAAAGTATGATTTCGATGAAGGGTTAATGGCCTTTATGTCTCCCGGACAGATTCTGCGGGGCGAGGAAAACGGCGTCCCCCCAAATCTGGAAGGCTGGATGCTGTTTATCCATCCGGACTTTCTCTGGAACACCTCCCTTGCCAGGAAGATCAGGAAATACGAATACTTTGGCTATTCCACCCATGAGGCCTTGTTTCTCTCCGATAAGGAAGAAATGGTCATCAATGATATTATAAGAAATATACGAAATGAGTATCATTCCAATATCGATAAGTTTAGCCAGGATATCATTATCTCGCACCTGGAAACATTGCTGAATTATGCCGAACGTTTTTACCAGCGGCAGTTCGTCACCCGTAAGATCACCAACCATCAGATCTTACACCAGGTAGAAGAAATCCTGAATGACTATATAAATAATGAAGCTTTACTTTCGACGGGAGCGCCAACAGTGCAATACATTGCGCATCAGCTACACCTGTCTTCCAAATATTTAAGCAGCATGCTTAAACAACTTGTCGGCCAGACAACACAACAGATCATTCATGAGAAACTGATCGATAAAGCAAAGGAAAAACTGTCCACAACAAAATTGTCGGTAAGCGAGATCGCCTACCAACTTGGCTTCGAACATTCACAGTCGTTCAATAAGCTTTTCAAGCTTAAAACCAGGCAAAGTCCGCTGGAATTCCGGCAGGCATTTAACTAA
- a CDS encoding SDR family NAD(P)-dependent oxidoreductase, whose product MDLQLQSKTAFVSGSTQGIGFAIASQLLAEGAKVIINGRSREKIDLALSKLEQEIPGADVSGIAANFEDPQEVDQLLNALPDIDILVNNVGIFELRPFFDTKDSDWTKFFEVNVMSGVRLSRALLPKMLERNWGRVIFISSESGINIPENMIHYGMTKTAMLSISRGLSQLTRNTGVTVNTIIGGPTYSEGVAGAVEQIALAQQSNVEEVKAGLIKALNPTSLLQRFIQPEEIAHLAVYLSSPLSLATNGAALRADGGVLNTIL is encoded by the coding sequence ATGGATTTACAACTGCAATCAAAGACTGCCTTTGTCAGCGGATCGACACAGGGTATCGGCTTCGCTATTGCCAGCCAATTACTCGCTGAAGGAGCAAAGGTGATCATCAACGGAAGGAGCCGGGAAAAGATTGATCTGGCCCTCAGCAAACTGGAACAGGAAATACCGGGTGCGGATGTATCAGGTATTGCGGCCAACTTTGAAGATCCCCAAGAAGTAGATCAGCTGCTGAATGCATTGCCGGATATCGATATCCTGGTAAATAACGTGGGCATCTTTGAACTTCGCCCTTTTTTTGACACCAAAGACAGTGACTGGACAAAGTTCTTCGAAGTGAATGTTATGAGCGGTGTACGCCTGTCAAGAGCCTTATTACCTAAGATGCTGGAACGTAACTGGGGCCGCGTGATCTTCATCAGCAGTGAATCCGGTATCAACATTCCGGAGAACATGATCCACTACGGGATGACCAAAACGGCGATGCTTTCCATCAGTCGCGGGTTGTCACAGCTGACCAGGAACACAGGGGTTACTGTCAATACAATTATCGGCGGACCAACCTATTCCGAAGGTGTGGCGGGTGCCGTTGAGCAGATAGCCCTGGCGCAGCAAAGTAATGTGGAGGAGGTGAAGGCTGGTCTGATAAAGGCATTAAACCCGACATCCCTGTTACAGCGATTTATACAACCGGAAGAGATCGCGCACCTGGCGGTTTATCTTTCCAGCCCTCTATCCCTCGCTACCAATGGTGCTGCACTTCGTGCCGACGGCGGTGTGCTGAATACCATTCTTTAA
- a CDS encoding NAD-dependent epimerase/dehydratase family protein, translating into MNTSSETVLVTGGNGLVGARLLPRLVTEGINCRALVRGGKSVPAGVKAVEGDLFDPASLKEAVKGVTAIIHLAAVFRSPDTDLIWKSNLEGTRNLIDAVKNHAPAARFLFASTSHVYSANNPHPGRENDVVNPQHAYPASKVAAENELRESGLNWAILRFPFVYGDGDGHLEDLPKHVIAAKYHPAMRISTVHHRDIYTAIMMALDGIMDGRIVNISDEAPTSIYELLGIAGATMASSSEPLVNPWHLHSDGSLARSLGFQASVRTVYQAVQEKLL; encoded by the coding sequence ATGAATACAAGCTCAGAAACAGTATTAGTAACAGGTGGAAACGGCCTGGTAGGTGCACGTCTTTTACCTCGATTGGTAACTGAAGGTATAAACTGCCGTGCATTGGTTCGCGGTGGTAAAAGCGTTCCTGCAGGAGTGAAGGCGGTGGAAGGCGACCTGTTTGATCCGGCATCGCTTAAAGAAGCCGTTAAAGGTGTCACAGCGATCATTCACCTGGCGGCCGTGTTCCGCTCACCGGACACTGACCTGATATGGAAGAGTAACCTGGAAGGCACGCGAAACCTCATCGATGCAGTAAAAAACCACGCGCCTGCCGCCCGCTTCCTGTTTGCAAGTACCAGCCATGTATATAGCGCCAACAATCCGCATCCGGGCCGGGAAAATGATGTTGTTAACCCGCAACATGCTTATCCCGCCAGCAAAGTTGCCGCGGAGAATGAGTTACGCGAAAGTGGGCTGAACTGGGCCATTCTGCGTTTTCCCTTTGTTTACGGAGACGGCGATGGTCATCTGGAAGACCTGCCAAAACACGTCATTGCAGCGAAATATCATCCGGCTATGAGGATAAGCACCGTCCATCATCGCGACATTTATACAGCCATTATGATGGCTTTGGATGGGATAATGGACGGCCGCATTGTCAATATTTCGGACGAGGCGCCTACATCCATCTATGAATTACTGGGCATTGCAGGAGCAACCATGGCATCGTCATCAGAACCGCTGGTAAACCCATGGCATCTCCACAGCGATGGCTCGCTTGCACGCAGCCTGGGTTTTCAGGCGTCTGTCAGGACCGTTTACCAGGCAGTACAGGAAAAGCTGCTTTAA
- a CDS encoding AsmA-like C-terminal region-containing protein produces the protein MLLILFLLPLLFPAAVSNRIKTWANHNITGEINFSKARLSFFNHFPTLTLTLYDFSLKGSAPFEQDTLISAEEVALGVNLGSIFSKATSVDKIYLTKGNIHVLVDTEGRPNYNVYQAATPPRRQADSGSVSLKIERIQLEHCRIIYNDKSLTLQIRAKEVNYTGKGDLDKSQFDLYSHVSIASFDLAYGGIPYIQSKKLDGKLITRINTRSLNFIFERNDLKINQLPMKLNGAFSFLKNGYKMDFKLSSGESTLEALFSALPAKYTAWMEHTDIKGFAEVNASLTGKYIAKTNKMPDLTFSMKVRNGEIASSGAPYAIEGLRLDFRTRLPEMNPDKFTINVDSAFFKLDKGYFSSDIKVTGLAKPDIHAKMSADLDMEKWGKAMGWDAFDLKGRFQADLQADGRYIGYTVNNGPGHESDLVISSIPVFDFKSTLSDGYLKFKDVREPIRHIGFDVQAACPDNNYANVRVNMSKINAEVLGNYIKGYFHLTNAQEPLVDANLKGVLHMADVEKFYPMDGVDMSGDLNINILSKGIYQPARSLFPVTTASLNMNNGVVHTKYYKHPVEKINVNATLTDTAGSLQALKIDIKPVSFEFEGQTFTLKAALNNFDDLHYNILANGIIDLGKIYQVLGREGYEAKGYIKADLNLQGTKSDAMNSQYDKLLNKGTLTLKEVSVKAARFPLPFFISNGVFRFEEDKMWFDKFEARYGKSDLRLDGHLYNLIAYATQPGQRLQGAFNLKSNYILADELMSYNSDPQITDEPGSSGVVVIPDNLSLSLNASADKASFRGIDIQRFHGQLQVDNGGLQMSNTGFNIIGAPVVMEAQYNSLNNESASFDYHINAREFDIKRAYNEIRLFHDMVSSASSASGVVGLDYHVSGRFRENMQLVYPSLKGEGVLSLKKIKLKGFKLFNAVSSTTKRNIKDPNLSEVEIKSTISNNIITIERTKMRIAGFRPRFEGQVSFNGRLNLKGRIGLPPLGIWGIPFSVTGTQTNPHVKLKRGSEKDSLEREAGD, from the coding sequence ATGTTGCTGATACTTTTTCTGCTGCCGCTCCTGTTTCCTGCGGCTGTGTCGAACAGAATAAAGACCTGGGCTAATCATAACATCACTGGCGAGATCAATTTTTCAAAAGCGAGATTGTCCTTTTTTAATCATTTTCCCACCTTAACCTTAACGCTGTACGATTTCAGCCTGAAGGGATCCGCTCCTTTCGAGCAGGATACACTCATATCTGCAGAAGAGGTGGCGTTGGGCGTAAACCTGGGCAGTATTTTTTCAAAGGCTACCAGCGTAGATAAGATCTACCTTACGAAGGGGAATATACACGTATTGGTGGATACTGAAGGCCGGCCGAATTATAACGTTTACCAGGCGGCCACACCTCCACGCAGGCAGGCCGACAGCGGGAGTGTATCGCTAAAGATAGAACGGATACAGCTGGAACACTGCAGGATCATCTACAATGATAAATCCCTGACCCTGCAGATAAGAGCAAAAGAGGTGAATTATACCGGAAAAGGAGACCTGGACAAATCGCAGTTCGACCTGTACTCACACGTCAGCATTGCCTCGTTTGACCTGGCCTATGGCGGTATACCTTATATACAGTCAAAGAAACTGGACGGTAAGCTGATTACCAGGATCAATACCAGGTCGCTGAACTTCATTTTCGAACGGAATGATCTGAAGATCAACCAGCTGCCAATGAAGCTGAACGGGGCATTCAGTTTCCTGAAGAACGGCTATAAAATGGATTTTAAGCTTAGCTCAGGAGAATCGACCCTGGAAGCGCTTTTCAGTGCATTGCCGGCGAAATACACTGCCTGGATGGAGCATACTGATATCAAAGGCTTTGCAGAAGTAAATGCCTCGTTAACAGGCAAGTATATCGCGAAGACTAACAAGATGCCTGATCTTACCTTCAGTATGAAAGTGAGGAACGGAGAAATTGCCAGTTCCGGAGCGCCCTATGCTATTGAGGGCCTGCGCCTGGATTTCCGTACCCGCTTACCGGAAATGAACCCTGACAAGTTCACTATTAACGTCGATTCCGCCTTTTTTAAACTGGACAAAGGATATTTCAGCTCAGATATCAAAGTAACGGGACTGGCTAAACCGGACATCCATGCAAAGATGAGTGCAGACCTGGATATGGAGAAGTGGGGAAAGGCTATGGGCTGGGATGCTTTCGACCTGAAAGGGCGTTTTCAGGCCGATCTGCAGGCCGATGGCAGGTACATCGGGTATACCGTGAACAATGGACCGGGGCATGAATCGGACCTGGTTATCAGCAGTATACCGGTATTTGATTTCAAGTCTACCCTCAGCGATGGCTACCTGAAATTCAAAGATGTGCGGGAACCTATCCGTCATATCGGGTTTGATGTGCAGGCTGCCTGCCCGGATAATAACTATGCGAATGTGCGGGTGAACATGAGTAAGATCAATGCCGAAGTGCTGGGTAACTATATCAAAGGATATTTTCATCTGACCAATGCGCAGGAGCCGCTGGTGGACGCAAACCTGAAAGGCGTGCTGCATATGGCGGATGTAGAGAAGTTCTATCCGATGGATGGGGTAGACATGAGCGGTGACCTGAACATCAATATTTTAAGTAAAGGCATTTATCAGCCGGCGCGGAGTTTGTTCCCGGTAACCACCGCTTCCCTCAACATGAATAACGGCGTGGTGCACACGAAATATTATAAACACCCGGTTGAAAAGATCAATGTCAACGCGACGCTGACAGATACCGCCGGTAGTTTGCAGGCATTGAAGATCGACATCAAACCCGTGTCTTTCGAGTTTGAGGGGCAGACCTTTACGCTGAAAGCGGCGCTGAATAACTTCGACGATCTGCATTATAACATCCTGGCCAATGGCATCATCGATCTTGGGAAGATCTACCAGGTGCTGGGCCGGGAAGGATATGAGGCCAAAGGTTATATAAAAGCTGATCTGAACCTGCAGGGAACGAAGAGCGATGCAATGAACAGCCAGTACGACAAGCTGTTGAACAAAGGCACACTGACACTGAAGGAGGTATCAGTGAAAGCCGCCAGGTTCCCGCTGCCTTTCTTTATCAGCAATGGCGTGTTCCGTTTCGAGGAAGACAAGATGTGGTTTGACAAATTCGAGGCACGATATGGTAAGTCTGACCTCCGCCTGGATGGTCATCTGTATAACCTGATTGCCTATGCTACGCAGCCGGGCCAGCGCCTGCAGGGCGCATTTAACCTGAAAAGCAATTATATCCTGGCGGACGAGTTAATGTCCTACAACAGCGATCCGCAGATAACTGATGAACCGGGATCTTCCGGTGTAGTGGTAATACCCGACAATCTTTCGCTATCGTTGAATGCCAGTGCAGATAAGGCCAGTTTCCGCGGGATAGATATACAGCGTTTCCATGGCCAGCTGCAGGTTGATAATGGCGGTCTGCAGATGAGTAATACCGGTTTTAATATCATCGGAGCGCCTGTTGTAATGGAGGCACAGTATAACAGCCTGAATAACGAAAGCGCTAGTTTTGATTATCATATCAATGCCCGGGAGTTCGATATCAAACGCGCTTATAACGAGATCCGGCTGTTCCATGATATGGTGTCTTCTGCGTCTTCTGCCAGCGGTGTAGTGGGACTTGACTATCATGTCAGCGGCAGGTTCCGGGAAAATATGCAACTGGTATACCCCTCCCTGAAGGGAGAGGGCGTATTGTCGCTGAAGAAGATCAAACTGAAAGGATTCAAACTGTTCAATGCAGTAAGCAGTACGACAAAGAGAAATATAAAGGACCCGAACCTGTCGGAAGTGGAGATAAAATCCACTATCAGCAATAACATTATTACTATCGAGCGGACGAAGATGCGTATTGCCGGTTTCCGTCCCCGTTTCGAAGGCCAGGTGAGCTTTAACGGAAGGCTGAACCTGAAAGGACGTATAGGCTTACCGCCGCTGGGCATCTGGGGAATACCTTTCAGTGTTACCGGCACACAGACCAATCCGCATGTAAAACTGAAACGGGGCAGTGAGAAGGATTCGCTGGAGCGGGAAGCGGGGGATTGA